In a single window of the Arachis hypogaea cultivar Tifrunner chromosome 6, arahy.Tifrunner.gnm2.J5K5, whole genome shotgun sequence genome:
- the LOC112695482 gene encoding bifunctional 3-dehydroquinate dehydratase/shikimate dehydrogenase, chloroplastic, which produces MGSLSVDTSNLQKSSSSATLVCTPVLGTTVNQMLVDMARAKEIGADLVEIRLDYLTNFNPRFHLQTLIKQCPLPTIVTYRPTWEGGRYEGDENRRQDALSLAMELGADYIDVELQVAHEFNSSIHGKKPDNFKVIVSSHNFHDTPSSEAIANLIARIQSTGADIAKIVTTASDITDCARIFQITVHSQIPTIGIALGERGLLSRLLSPKYGGYLTYGALDADTASAPGQTTVKDLLELYNFRLIKPDTKVYGIIGKPVGHSKSPLLFNAAFKSVGLNAVYMHFLVDDVEKFFNTYSSPDFASGCSCTIPHKEAALKCMDEVDHIAKKIGAINNIVRRPDGKLIAFNTDYIGAITAIEDGLLALEGAKPAPGSPLSGKLFVVLGAGGAGKSLAYGASQKGARVVVANRTFERAKELANKVGGKSLPLCEVENFHPEEGMVLANTTSVGMKPNMDQTPIPKHALKHYCLVFDAIYTPKDTRLLREAKEAGAAIVYGTEMLIRQGFEQYKNFTGLPAPEELFRQLMEKHA; this is translated from the exons ATGGGAAGCCTCTCG GTTGACACATCCAATTTACAAAAGAGTAGTAGTAGTGCTACACTTGTTTGCACTCCTGTTCTTGGAACCACCGTTAATCAGATGTTGGTTGATATGGCAAGAGCCAAGGAAATTGGTGCTGATCTTGTTGAGATTCGCCTTGATTATTTGACAAACTTCAACCCAAGATTCCATCTCCAAACCCTCATCAAGCAGTGTCCTTTGCCCACTATTGTCACCTATAG ACCGACATGGGAAGGCGGTCGATACGAAGGAGATGAAAACAGAAGACAGGATGCTCTTAGCTTAGCAATGGAATTAGGGGCTGATTACATTGATGTTGAACTTCAG GTTGCTCATGAGTTCAACAGTTCCATACATGGAAAGAAGCCTGATAATTTCAAAGTCATAGTTTCTTCACACAACTTCCATGACACTCCATCCTCTGAGGCAATTGCCAATCTCATAGCAAGAATACAATCCACCGGAGCCGACATTGCAAAGATAGTGACCACTGCATCAGACATTACTGATTGTGCCCGAATTTTCCAAATCACTGTCCATTCCCAA ATCCCAACCATAGGAATCGCACTAGGCGAAAGGGGATTGCTTTCGCGATTACTTAGCCCGAAGTATGGTGGTTATCTCACCTATGGTGCACTAGATGCAGATACTGCCTCGGCTCCGGGACAAACCACAGTAAAGGATTTGCTAGAATTGTACAATTTCAGGCTTATAAAACCAGATACTAAAGTGTATGGAATTATAGGAAAGCCGGTTGGACACAGCAAGAGTCCTCTTTTGTTCAATGCAGCCTTCAAATCAGTTGGGCTGAATGCAGTTTATATGCACTTCTTGGTGGATGATGTTGAAAAGTTTTTCAATACTTACTCATCCCCTGACTTTGCCTCTGGATGCAG TTGCACAATTCCTCATAAAGAGGCTGCACTTAAATGCATGGATGAGGTTGATCATATTGCTAAG AAAATAGGAGCTATCAATAACATTGTTAGAAGGCCTGATGGGAAGTTAATAGCTTTTAATACTGATTACATCGGCGCTATTACCGCTATTGAGGATGGATTACTAG CCTTGGAGGGTGCAAAACCGGCACCCGGATCGCCCTTGTCTGGGAAGCTGTTTGTTGTTCTGGGAGCAGGTGGTGCCGGGAAATCACTTGCATATGGTGCTTCACAAAAAGGGGCAAGAGTTGTGGTAGCTAACCGCACATTTG AACGCGCTAAAGAATTGGCTAACAAAGTTGGAGGAAAATCTCTGCCATTGTGTGAAGTGGAAAATTTCCATCCAGAAGAAGGGATGGTACTTGCAAATACAACTTCTGTGGGAATGAAGCCTAACATGGATCAAACTCCAATACCTAAG CATGCTTTGAAGCATTATTGTTTGGTGTTTGATGCAATCTACACACCAAAAGACACCAGGCTCTTGCGTGAGGCAAAAGAAGCCGGAGCTGCCATTGTGTATGGGACAGAGATGTTGATCCGCCAAGGCTTTGAACAGTACAAAAACTTCACTGGCTTACCTG CACCGGAAGAGTTGTTTAGACAACTTATGGAGAAACATGCATGA
- the LOC112695483 gene encoding protein BONZAI 3 gives MGGCFSDLEGGKQAVGVGFRSHQNQNQNQGDNNNGAHNDAVDFFFKTKGFQPMFTQVELSFSASNLLDLDITSKSDPMVVVYEKKHGKLQELGRTEVIMNNLNPEWIEKITVAFQFEIVQPLEFHVYDVDSKYHGITTKTLNLKDQDFLGQASCTLSEIVTKHSRSITLNLQNKTRNGGSRNLGALTIRAEETVASKIAIEMILRCSHLDNKDIFSKSDPFLRISRVVESGGSVPICKTEVINNNLNPTWKPVTLSSRQFGSKENPLLIECFDFNSSGDHVLIGKLRSSIADLERLNKERTGTNLFIPSTHHRKEEKMLKGQLFVDQYCEREQFSFIDYVSSGFELNFMVAVDFTASNGNPRYSDSLHYIDVSGQLNSYQRAIMEVGEVIQFYDSDRKFPAWGFGGSTAGAVSHCFNLNGSPRDSEVVGVEGIMEAYATALHNVTLSGPTLFGPVINTAAEMAAKSLASHNGTKYYVLLIITDGVVTDLQETINALVKASDLPLSVLIIGVGGADFTNMEVLDADDGRRLEGSSGRIATRDIVQFVPMREVQRGSISVVQALLEELPGQFLSFMRSRDIKPLTSQQVPH, from the exons ATGGGAGGGTGCTTTTCTGATTTGGAAGGGGGAAAGCAAGCAGTGGGAGTAGGGTTTCGTTCACAtcagaatcaaaatcaaaatcaaggtGATAACAATAATGGAGCCCACAACGACGCCGTCGATTTCTTCTTTAAAACCAAAGGGTTTCAGCCAATGTTCACTCAGGTTGAG TTATCTTTTTCAGCATCAAATTTACTTGATCTGGATATTACATCAAAG AGTGATCCCATGGTTGTTGTATATGAAAAgaaacatggaaaattgcaagAACTGGGTCGCACTGAGGTCATCATGAATAACTTGAATCCAGAGTGGATAGAGAAAATTACTGTTGCTTTTCAGTTTGAGATTGTGCAACCACTTGA ATTTCATGTGTACGATGTTGATTCAAAATATCATGGTATTACCACTAAG ACACTAAATCTGAAAGACCAAGATTTTCTTGGGCAAGCCAGTTGCACTTTATCTGAG ATAGTGACTAAACATAGCCGGAGCATAACCTTAAACCTCCAAAACAAAACCAGGAATGGTGGTTCAAGAAACTTAGGGGCACTCACTATTCGTGCTGAGGAGACTGTTGCTTCAAAGATTGCTATTGAGATGATCTTAAGATGTTCACATTTGGATAACAAGGACATTTTCTCAAAATCT GATCCCTTCTTAAGAATATCAAGAGTAGTTGAGAGTGGAGGTTCTGTTCCAATTTGCAAGACTGAAGTTATTAACAACAATTTGAATCCAACATGGAAACCAGTCACCCTTAGTTCCCGTCAGTTTGGAAGTAAA GAAAATCCATTACTCATTGAGTGTTTTGATTTCAATAGCAGTGGTGACCATGTGCTTATTGG TAAACTGAGATCATCAATAGCAGACCTAGAAAGGCTTAACAAAGAGAGAACAGGCACAAATTTGTTCATACCATCCACACACcacagaaaagaagagaag ATGCTGAAGGGTCAACTTTTTGTGGATCAATATTGTGAAAGGGAGCAATTCAGCTTTATTGATTATGTATCCAGTGGATTTGAACTGAACTTCATGGTTGCTGTGGATTTCACTG CTTCAAATGGAAATCCTCGATATTCAGATTCTTTGCATTATATTGATGTCTCGGGTCAGTTAAATTCATATCAAAGG GCTATAATGGAGGTTGGGGAGGTTATTCAGTTCTATGACTCTGATAGGAAGTTTCCTGCTTGGGGCTTTGGAGGAAGCACAGCTGGTGCCGTTTCCCACTGTTTTAATCTGAATGGTAGTCCGAGAGACTCCGAG GTTGTAGGAGTTGAAGGCATAATGGAAGCATATGCAACTGCTCTGCACAATGTCACACTCTCAGGACCCACTTTATTTGGTCCAGTTATCAACACTGCTGCAGAAATGGCTGCCAAGTCCCTTGCATCACATAATGGAACCAAGTATTACGTATTACTTATCATAACG GATGGAGTTGTTACGGATCTTCAAGAAACAATAAATGCTCTTGTGAAAGCATCTGATCTTCCCCTATCAGTTCTTATAATTGGAGTTGGAGGTGCTGATTTCACCAACATGGAG GTGTTGGATGCTGATGATGGCCGTCGGTTAGAGGGTTCTAGTGGTCGTATCGCTACACGAGATATCGTTCAGTTTGTCCCTATGAGAGAAGTACAAA GGGGAAGTATCTCAGTGGTGCAAGCTCTTTTGGAAGAACTGCCTGGTCAATTTCTGAGTTTCATGCGAAGTAGAGACATTAAGCCACTTACTTCCCAACAAGTTCCTCACTAG
- the LOC112695484 gene encoding probable protein S-acyltransferase 17 has translation MGVEWVLVCHGLVTALVVVSFLCGRWPIFEGTFIQRIHYFLTFGFYDYFLRFVGAVFGAKGADAVLSVENFCCDRPNPLLQIIYLAIIGSTYYFVVKSCFAYIPGYYLGDFHRYTSFLAVAVGILLFLLTSFSDPGTVKAQNVSHYLSAYPYDNIIYEEKECSTCKILKPARSKHCSICDRCVARFDHHCGWMNNCIGEKNTRYFMAFLLWHFLLCMYGTVAIGLVLAGRLKELKVVYILTVYYGVENSFLDLAPHVVQWLLGSYNTQILLVVFLAIVAMLLAGFFGYHAKLCLSNTTTNETYKWQDYMDWQRKLKEAQASAEALKQSINGMTSEKRPVVSKWRSFFRRSPLEDVVVVKNNIYDKGFINNIWEVISPLSTRRTLTQTKLKSS, from the exons ATGGGTGTTGAGTGGGTTTTGGTGTGCCACGGCCTGGTGACTGCTCTGGTTGTTGTCTCCTTCCTCTGCGGCCGCTGGCCAATCTTCGAAGGCACTTTCATCCAACGCATTCACTACTTCCTCACTTTCGGCTTCTACGATTACTTCCT GCGTTTCGTCGGTGCCGTTTTCGGCGCCAAGGGTGCGGATGCAGTTCTCTCCGTCGAAAATTTCTGCTGCGATCGCCCCAATCCTCTTCTTCAG ATCATATATCTCGCCATAATCGGTTCAACATATTATTTCGTTGTAAAATCGTGTTTTGCATATATTCCTGGATACTACTTAGGTGATTTTCACAG gtACACAAGCTTCTTGGCAGTTGCTGTTGGAATTCTGCTCTTTCTTTTGACCAGCTTTTCTGATCCAGGGACAGTGAAGGCTCAGAATGTTTCTCACTATCTTTCTGCTTATCCTTATGATAACATTATTTATGAAGAGAAGGAGTGTTCCACTTGCAAAATTCTCAA ACCTGCTAGGTCAAAACACTGCAGCATTTGTGATCGATGTGTTGCACGCTTCGATCATCATTGTGGATGGATG AACAATTGCATAGGGGAGAAAAATACTCGGTACTTCATGGCTTTTCTTTTATG GCATTTCCTTTTGTGCATGTATGGCACAGTTGCCATTGGGTTGGTTCTTGCTGGAAGACTAAAAGAATTAAAAGTTGTCTATATTCTAACTG TTTATTATGGAGTAGAAAATTCTTTTTTGGATTTAGCTCCTCATGTTGTACAG TGGTTATTGGGATCGTACAACACTCAGATACTGCTTGTggttttccttgcaattgttgcaATGCTGTTGGCTGGTTTCTTTGGTTACCATGCAAAGCTTTGCCTTAGCAACACTACCACTAATGAG ACCTACAAGTGGCAAGACTACATGGACTGGCAAAGGAAGCTCAAAGAAGCACAGGCTAGTGCTGAAGCCCTAAAACAAAGCATCAATGGAATGACCAGTGAAAAGCGACCTGTGGTAAGCAAATGGAGATCTTTCTTCCGAAGATCACCTCTTGAAGATGTGGTAGTTGTTAAGAATAATATTTACGATAAAGGATTCATTAACAATATCTGGGAGGTTATTTCGCCTCTCTCAACGAGGCGAACACTGACCCAAACCAAATTGAAGTCCAGCTGA
- the LOC112695485 gene encoding uncharacterized protein isoform X2 has product MGSLPVMQCVGVGLKVRLRIRCCSSTKLEALEQIDKELSKGNDRAALALIKDLQGKPAGLRCFGAATQVPQRLYSLDELKLNGIDTLSLLSPEDTTLGSIQRNLQIAAIAAGLAVYNAFGISPQQIFYISLALLFLWTFDSVSFGGGIGSLVLDTIGHGVSPKYHNRVIQHEAGHFLVAYLVGILPKGYTLSSLDAFQKEGSLNVQAGTAFVDFEFIEEVNAGKLSARTLNRFSCIALAGVSTEYLIYGFAEGGLDDIRKLDLLLKGLGFTQKKADSQVRWSVLNTILLLRRHEAARARLAEAMSKGYSVGSCIDIIENSIDVSDL; this is encoded by the exons ATGGGTAGTTTGCCTGTGATGCAGTGTGTGGGTGTGGGTTTAAAAGTTAGGTTGAGAATCCGATGTTGTTCGAGCACTAAGCTGGAAGCGCTTGAACAGATTGATAAGGAGCTATCAAAGGGTAATGACAGAGCTGCCCTTGCTCTTATCAAGGATTTGCAGGGTAAGCCCGCTGGCCTTCGCTGTTTCGGCGCTGCCACCCAG GTTCCTCAAAGGCTTTACTCTTTGGATGAATTGAAGCTCAATGGAATCGACACTTTGTCTCTTCTTTCTCCGGAAGATACCACTCTTGGTTCCATACAAAGAAACCTGCAGATTGCTGCTATTGCTGCTGGCCTCGCTGTGTACAATGCCTTTGGGATTTCGCCTCAACAGATTTTCTATATATCCTTGGCCTTGCTTTTTCTCTGGACATTTGACTCC GTATCTTTTGGTGGAGGCATAGGTAGCTTGGTTCTTGATACAATTGGTCACGGCGTCAGTCCGAAATACCACAATAGGGTTATTCAA CATGAAGCTGGCCATTTTCTAGTTGCTTATCTAGTAGGAATACTTCCTAAAGGATATACTCTTTCTAGTTTGGATGCTTTCCAGAAGGAGGGATCCCTCAATGTTCAAGCTGGCACTGCTTTTGTTGATTTTGAGTTTATTGAAGAG GTTAATGCCGGGAAATTATCAGCTAGG ACATTGAACAGATTTTCATGTATAGCCCTGGCCGGTGTGTCGACCGAGTATCTCATATATGGATTTGCTGAAGGAGGTCTTGATGACATAAGAAAG TTGGATTTGTTGCTCAAGGGCCTGGGTTTCACACAGAAGAAGGCAGATTCTCAAGTTAGATGGTCTGTGCTAAACACAATCTTACTCTTGCGGCGGCATGAAGCAGCTCGAGCTCGGCTTGCTGAGGCCATGAGCAAGGGATACTCTGTTGGATCTTGCATTGACATTATAGAAAATTCTATTGATGTTTCAGACCTCTAG
- the LOC112695485 gene encoding uncharacterized protein isoform X1, whose amino-acid sequence MGSLPVMQCVGVGLKVRLRIRCCSSTKLEALEQIDKELSKGNDRAALALIKDLQGKPAGLRCFGAATQVPQRLYSLDELKLNGIDTLSLLSPEDTTLGSIQRNLQIAAIAAGLAVYNAFGISPQQIFYISLALLFLWTFDSVIYSFSLILRVSFGGGIGSLVLDTIGHGVSPKYHNRVIQHEAGHFLVAYLVGILPKGYTLSSLDAFQKEGSLNVQAGTAFVDFEFIEEVNAGKLSARTLNRFSCIALAGVSTEYLIYGFAEGGLDDIRKLDLLLKGLGFTQKKADSQVRWSVLNTILLLRRHEAARARLAEAMSKGYSVGSCIDIIENSIDVSDL is encoded by the exons ATGGGTAGTTTGCCTGTGATGCAGTGTGTGGGTGTGGGTTTAAAAGTTAGGTTGAGAATCCGATGTTGTTCGAGCACTAAGCTGGAAGCGCTTGAACAGATTGATAAGGAGCTATCAAAGGGTAATGACAGAGCTGCCCTTGCTCTTATCAAGGATTTGCAGGGTAAGCCCGCTGGCCTTCGCTGTTTCGGCGCTGCCACCCAG GTTCCTCAAAGGCTTTACTCTTTGGATGAATTGAAGCTCAATGGAATCGACACTTTGTCTCTTCTTTCTCCGGAAGATACCACTCTTGGTTCCATACAAAGAAACCTGCAGATTGCTGCTATTGCTGCTGGCCTCGCTGTGTACAATGCCTTTGGGATTTCGCCTCAACAGATTTTCTATATATCCTTGGCCTTGCTTTTTCTCTGGACATTTGACTCCGTAATCTACTCATTTTCACTCATACTTAGG GTATCTTTTGGTGGAGGCATAGGTAGCTTGGTTCTTGATACAATTGGTCACGGCGTCAGTCCGAAATACCACAATAGGGTTATTCAA CATGAAGCTGGCCATTTTCTAGTTGCTTATCTAGTAGGAATACTTCCTAAAGGATATACTCTTTCTAGTTTGGATGCTTTCCAGAAGGAGGGATCCCTCAATGTTCAAGCTGGCACTGCTTTTGTTGATTTTGAGTTTATTGAAGAG GTTAATGCCGGGAAATTATCAGCTAGG ACATTGAACAGATTTTCATGTATAGCCCTGGCCGGTGTGTCGACCGAGTATCTCATATATGGATTTGCTGAAGGAGGTCTTGATGACATAAGAAAG TTGGATTTGTTGCTCAAGGGCCTGGGTTTCACACAGAAGAAGGCAGATTCTCAAGTTAGATGGTCTGTGCTAAACACAATCTTACTCTTGCGGCGGCATGAAGCAGCTCGAGCTCGGCTTGCTGAGGCCATGAGCAAGGGATACTCTGTTGGATCTTGCATTGACATTATAGAAAATTCTATTGATGTTTCAGACCTCTAG
- the LOC112695486 gene encoding histone H2AX, whose product MSSTAGSTKGGRGKPKASKSVSRSQKAGLQFPVGRIARFLKAGKYAERVGAGAPVYLSAVLEYLAAEVLELAGNAARDNKKNRIVPRHIQLAVRNDEELSKLLGSVTIANGGVLPNIHQTLLPKKAGKGKDEIGSASQEF is encoded by the exons ATGAGTTCCACCGCTGGATCAACCAAGGGCGGAAGGGGCAAGCCAAAGGCCTCCAAATCCGTTTCAAGGTCTCAAAAGGCTGGTCTTCAGTTCCCCGTAGGAAGGATTGCCAGGTTCCTTAAGGCTGGAAAGTACGCCGAGCGTGTCGGCGCCGGCGCTCCGGTATACCTCTCTGCGGTGCTTGAGTACCTAGCCGCTGAG GTTTTGGAACTTGCTGGCAATGCCGCAAGGGACAACAAGAAGAACCGTATTGTTCCGAGGCACATTCAACTTGCAGTGAGGAACGATGAGGAGCTTAGCAAGCTTCTTGGATCTGTGACCATTGCCAATGGTGGTGTTTTGCCAAATATCCATCAGACTCTTCTTCCAAAGAAGGCTGGAAAAGGGAAGGACGAGATTGGGTCTGCTTCTCAGGAGTTCTAG